From Salipiger profundus, a single genomic window includes:
- a CDS encoding acyl-CoA carboxylase subunit beta has product MKDILHELEDRRAGARIGGGQKRIDAQHAKGKLTARERIELLVDEGSFEEYDMFVAHRCTDFGMEKNRPYGDGVVTGWGTINGRMVYVFSQDFTVLGGSVSATHAMKICKIMDMAMQNGAPVIGLNDSGGARIQEGVDSLAGYAEIFQRNIMASGVIPQISVIMGPCAGGAVYSPAMTDFIFMVKDTSYMFVTGPDVVKTVTNEVVTAEELGGASTHTKKSSVADGAFENDVEALAEVRRLVDFLPLNNREKPPVRPFFDDVARVESSLDTIIPENANQPYDMKELILKVADEGDFYEIQEEHAKNIITGFIRLEGQTVGIVANQPMVLAGCLDIDSSKKAARFVRFCDAFEIPLLTFVDVPGFLPGTGQEYGGVIKHGAKLLFAYGEATVPKVTVITRKAYGGAYDVMSSKHLRGDVNYAWPTAEIAVMGAKGATEIIHRADLGDAEKIAKHTADYEDRFANPFVAAERGFIDEVIQPRSTRRRVSRAFAMLRNKKLSNPWKKHDNIPL; this is encoded by the coding sequence ATGAAAGACATTCTGCATGAACTGGAAGACCGGCGTGCCGGTGCCCGCATCGGCGGTGGTCAGAAGCGGATCGACGCGCAGCACGCCAAGGGCAAGCTGACCGCGCGCGAACGTATCGAGCTGCTTGTCGACGAGGGCAGCTTCGAGGAGTACGACATGTTCGTGGCTCATCGCTGCACCGACTTCGGCATGGAGAAGAACCGCCCCTACGGCGATGGCGTGGTGACCGGCTGGGGCACGATCAACGGCCGCATGGTCTACGTCTTCAGCCAGGACTTCACGGTGCTCGGCGGGTCCGTTTCGGCCACCCACGCGATGAAGATCTGCAAGATCATGGACATGGCGATGCAGAACGGCGCGCCGGTGATCGGCCTCAACGACTCGGGCGGTGCCCGCATCCAGGAGGGTGTCGACAGCCTCGCGGGCTACGCCGAGATCTTCCAGCGCAACATCATGGCCTCGGGGGTGATCCCGCAGATCAGCGTCATCATGGGCCCCTGCGCCGGCGGCGCGGTCTACAGCCCGGCCATGACCGACTTCATCTTCATGGTGAAGGATACCTCCTACATGTTCGTGACCGGCCCCGACGTGGTGAAGACGGTCACCAACGAGGTCGTCACCGCCGAGGAACTGGGCGGGGCCTCCACCCACACCAAGAAGTCGAGCGTCGCCGACGGCGCCTTCGAGAACGACGTGGAGGCGCTTGCCGAAGTGCGCCGTCTCGTGGACTTCCTGCCGCTCAACAACCGCGAGAAGCCGCCGGTGCGGCCCTTCTTCGATGACGTGGCGCGGGTCGAGAGCTCGCTCGACACGATCATCCCCGAGAACGCCAACCAGCCCTACGACATGAAGGAACTGATCCTGAAGGTCGCGGACGAAGGCGATTTCTACGAGATACAGGAAGAGCACGCCAAGAACATCATCACCGGCTTCATCCGGCTCGAGGGTCAGACCGTGGGCATCGTGGCGAACCAGCCGATGGTGCTGGCGGGCTGCCTCGACATCGACAGCTCGAAGAAGGCCGCGCGTTTCGTGCGGTTCTGCGATGCCTTCGAGATCCCGCTGCTGACCTTCGTCGACGTGCCGGGCTTCCTGCCGGGCACCGGTCAGGAATACGGTGGCGTCATCAAGCATGGCGCGAAGCTGCTCTTTGCCTACGGCGAGGCGACGGTGCCGAAGGTGACCGTCATCACCCGCAAGGCCTATGGCGGCGCCTACGACGTGATGAGCTCGAAGCACCTGCGCGGCGACGTGAACTACGCCTGGCCGACCGCGGAAATCGCGGTGATGGGGGCCAAGGGGGCGACCGAGATCATCCATCGCGCCGACCTCGGTGACGCGGAGAAGATCGCCAAGCACACCGCCGACTACGAGGACCGCTTCGCGAATCCCTTCGTTGCCGCCGAGCGCGGGTTCATCGACGAGGTGATCCAGCCCCGCTCGACCCGCCGCCGGGTGAGCCGTGCCTTCGCCATGCTGCGCAACAAGAAGCTCAGCAACCCGTGGAAGAAGCACGACAACATCCCGCTCTGA
- a CDS encoding acetyl-CoA carboxylase biotin carboxylase subunit, with the protein MFDKILIANRGEIACRVIKSAQKMGIKTVAVYSEADKHALHVAMADEAVHIGPPPANQSYIVIDKIMQAIKDTGAQAVHPGYGFLSENPKFADALEAAGVAFIGPPKGAIEAMGDKITSKKLAKEAGVSTVPGYMGIIEDADEAVKISQEIGYPVMIKASAGGGGKGMRIAWNDEEAREGFQSSKNEAASSFGDDRIFIEKFVTQPRHIEIQVLCDAHGNGLWLNERECSIQRRNQKVVEEAPSPFLDPETRKAMGEQAVALAKAVDYTSAGTVEFIVDADKNFYFLEMNTRLQVEHPVTELITGIDLVEQMIRVANGEALSITQDDVKINGWAIENRLYAEDPYRNFLPSIGRLTRYRPPEEGKLGEGIVRNDTGVFEGGEISMYYDPMIAKLCTWGHTRSEAIETMRNALDSFEVEGIGHNLPFLSAVMDHPRFISGNISTAFIAEEYPDGFEGVTLGEDKLRDIAAAAAAMNRVAEIRRARISGVLDNHERTVGEEWNVALQGQSFDVTVAADKSGSTITFADGDEIRVDGDWTPGHALAHMSVNGRPLVLKVGKISGGFRIRSRGADLKVHVRTPRQAELARLMPEKLPPDTSKMLLCPMPGLIVSLNVAEGDEVQEGQALCTVEAMKMENILRAERRGVVKKINAGPGDSLAVDDVIMEFE; encoded by the coding sequence ATGTTCGACAAGATCCTGATCGCCAACCGGGGCGAGATTGCCTGCCGGGTCATCAAGTCGGCGCAGAAGATGGGCATCAAGACGGTGGCCGTCTACTCCGAGGCCGACAAGCACGCGCTGCATGTCGCCATGGCCGACGAGGCGGTGCACATCGGGCCGCCGCCGGCGAACCAGTCCTATATCGTGATCGACAAGATCATGCAGGCGATCAAGGACACCGGTGCGCAGGCGGTGCACCCGGGCTACGGCTTCCTGTCCGAGAACCCGAAGTTCGCCGATGCGCTCGAAGCGGCCGGCGTCGCCTTCATCGGACCGCCGAAGGGCGCGATCGAGGCGATGGGCGACAAGATCACCTCGAAGAAACTGGCGAAAGAGGCCGGCGTGAGCACCGTGCCCGGCTACATGGGCATCATCGAGGACGCCGACGAGGCGGTGAAGATCAGCCAGGAGATCGGCTACCCGGTGATGATCAAGGCCTCCGCCGGCGGCGGCGGCAAGGGCATGCGCATCGCATGGAACGACGAGGAAGCGCGCGAGGGCTTCCAGTCGTCCAAGAACGAGGCGGCGAGCTCCTTCGGGGACGACCGCATCTTCATCGAGAAGTTCGTGACGCAGCCGCGCCACATCGAGATCCAGGTGCTCTGCGATGCGCATGGCAACGGCCTGTGGCTGAACGAGCGCGAATGCTCGATCCAGCGCCGCAACCAGAAGGTCGTCGAAGAGGCGCCGTCGCCGTTCCTTGACCCCGAGACCCGCAAGGCGATGGGCGAGCAGGCCGTGGCTCTGGCCAAGGCCGTCGATTACACCAGCGCGGGCACGGTGGAATTCATCGTCGACGCCGACAAGAACTTCTACTTCCTCGAGATGAACACCCGTCTTCAGGTGGAGCACCCGGTTACCGAGCTGATCACCGGCATCGACCTTGTCGAGCAGATGATCCGCGTCGCCAACGGCGAGGCGCTGAGCATCACGCAGGACGACGTCAAGATCAACGGCTGGGCCATCGAGAACCGCCTCTACGCCGAGGACCCCTATCGCAACTTCCTGCCCTCCATTGGCCGGCTGACGCGCTACCGTCCGCCGGAAGAGGGCAAGCTGGGCGAGGGGATCGTGCGCAACGATACCGGCGTCTTCGAGGGCGGCGAGATCTCGATGTACTACGACCCGATGATCGCCAAGCTCTGCACCTGGGGGCACACCCGCTCCGAGGCGATCGAGACCATGCGCAACGCGCTCGACAGCTTCGAGGTCGAGGGCATCGGGCACAACCTGCCGTTCCTCTCGGCCGTGATGGATCATCCGCGGTTCATCTCGGGCAACATCTCGACCGCCTTCATCGCCGAGGAATATCCCGACGGCTTCGAGGGCGTGACGCTGGGCGAGGACAAGCTGCGCGACATCGCCGCCGCCGCGGCCGCGATGAACCGCGTGGCCGAGATCCGGCGCGCGCGCATCTCGGGCGTGCTCGACAACCACGAGCGCACCGTGGGCGAGGAGTGGAACGTCGCGCTGCAGGGGCAGAGCTTCGACGTGACCGTCGCGGCGGACAAGTCGGGCTCGACCATCACCTTCGCGGACGGTGACGAGATCCGGGTCGACGGCGACTGGACCCCGGGTCACGCGCTGGCCCACATGAGCGTCAACGGGCGGCCGCTCGTGCTCAAGGTCGGCAAGATCTCGGGCGGGTTCCGCATCCGCTCGCGCGGCGCCGATCTCAAGGTGCACGTGCGGACCCCGCGTCAGGCCGAGCTCGCGCGGCTGATGCCCGAGAAGCTGCCGCCGGACACCTCGAAGATGCTGCTCTGCCCGATGCCGGGCCTGATCGTCTCGCTCAACGTGGCCGAGGGCGACGAGGTGCAGGAGGGCCAGGCGCTCTGCACCGTCGAGGCGATGAAGATGGAGAACATCCTGCGGGCGGAACGTCGTGGCGTGGTCAAGAAGATCAACGCCGGGCCGGGCGACAGCCTCGCCGTCGACGACGTCATCATGGAGTTCGAATGA
- a CDS encoding helix-turn-helix domain-containing protein gives MATRKLYAGAKLRDLRGRLSLTQKDFAAKLGISLPYLNQMENNNRPVSTTVVLALAQEFGFDVTELGQGDSERLVTDMREALADPIFAEAPPLADLRLTASNAPALARAFLELHRAYRQTHERLASLDEALGREDAQLQPSPWEEVRDFFHYCDNYIDAMDRAAEHFAEGIAGDLRAGVISRLRERGIRVERTHTTTLRAWDAEKRELTLSSLVPPETQTFQLLVQVALLRQNDLLEATLDLARFQSDAARAIAKLGLANYFAGAAMMPYGRFLAAAQETRHDLELLAARFGASIEQVAHRLSTLQRPGAKGIPFFFARVDQAGTITKRHSATRLQFARFGGACPLWNVHRAFETPGHFLRQLAETPDGVRYVLLARDVPKRGGHFGAPVRRYAMALGCEVKHAGALVYADGLDLGRDGAFEPIGISCRICERTNCHQRSVPPLEKRLSIHPERRDVLPYELE, from the coding sequence ATGGCCACACGCAAGCTCTACGCGGGCGCCAAGCTGCGCGACCTGCGCGGCCGGCTGAGCCTCACGCAGAAGGATTTCGCCGCCAAGCTGGGGATCTCGCTGCCCTACCTGAACCAGATGGAGAACAACAACCGGCCGGTCTCGACCACGGTGGTGCTGGCGCTGGCGCAGGAATTCGGCTTCGACGTCACCGAGCTGGGACAGGGCGACAGCGAGCGGCTGGTCACCGACATGCGCGAGGCGCTGGCCGACCCGATCTTCGCCGAGGCGCCGCCGCTCGCCGACCTGCGGCTCACCGCCTCGAACGCGCCGGCGCTGGCGCGCGCCTTTCTCGAACTGCACCGCGCCTACCGGCAGACCCACGAGCGGCTCGCCAGTCTCGACGAGGCGCTGGGGCGCGAGGATGCGCAGCTGCAGCCCTCGCCGTGGGAGGAAGTGCGCGACTTCTTCCACTACTGCGACAACTACATCGACGCCATGGACCGCGCCGCCGAGCATTTCGCCGAAGGCATCGCCGGCGACCTGCGCGCCGGCGTGATCTCTCGGCTGCGCGAGCGCGGCATACGGGTCGAGCGGACCCACACCACCACCTTGCGCGCCTGGGACGCGGAAAAGCGCGAACTGACGCTCTCGAGCCTCGTGCCGCCCGAGACCCAGACCTTCCAGCTGCTGGTGCAGGTGGCGCTGCTGCGCCAGAACGACCTTCTGGAGGCGACGCTCGACCTCGCCCGGTTCCAGTCCGACGCGGCGCGCGCCATCGCCAAGCTGGGGCTCGCCAACTACTTCGCCGGGGCGGCGATGATGCCCTACGGCCGCTTCCTCGCGGCGGCGCAGGAAACCCGCCACGACCTCGAGCTGCTGGCGGCGCGCTTCGGCGCCTCGATCGAGCAGGTGGCGCACCGGCTCTCGACGCTGCAGCGGCCCGGCGCCAAGGGCATTCCGTTCTTCTTCGCCCGCGTCGACCAGGCCGGCACGATCACCAAGCGCCACTCCGCCACGCGGCTGCAGTTCGCCCGCTTCGGCGGCGCCTGCCCGCTGTGGAACGTGCACCGCGCCTTCGAGACGCCCGGCCATTTCCTGCGCCAGCTCGCCGAGACCCCGGACGGGGTGCGTTACGTGCTGCTCGCCCGCGACGTGCCCAAGCGCGGCGGCCATTTCGGCGCGCCGGTGCGGCGCTACGCCATGGCGCTCGGCTGCGAGGTCAAACACGCAGGCGCGCTGGTCTACGCCGACGGGCTGGACCTCGGCCGCGACGGGGCCTTCGAGCCGATCGGCATTTCCTGCCGGATCTGCGAGCGCACCAACTGCCACCAGCGCTCGGTGCCGCCGCTGGAGAAGCGGCTCTCCATCCATCCCGAGCGCCGCGACGTGCTGCCCTACGAGCTGGAATAG
- a CDS encoding N-acetylmuramoyl-L-alanine amidase, giving the protein MVVLHYTAMPSAIAARDWLCAPESQVSAHYVLARNGTCWQLVREDMRAWHAGLGAWGSVTEVNSRSIGIEIANTGAEPFPEPQMAALETLLAGILRRWRIPPERVIGHADLALGRKIDPGPKLDWARLARRGLAVRPRPATPGDFHADARRAGYHADPEHDSALLAAFRDRFRPGAEGPLDDTDRALMADLAARWPAA; this is encoded by the coding sequence ATGGTGGTGCTGCACTACACCGCCATGCCAAGCGCCATCGCCGCGCGTGACTGGCTATGTGCCCCCGAAAGCCAGGTCTCGGCGCATTACGTGCTGGCGCGCAACGGCACCTGCTGGCAGCTCGTACGCGAGGACATGCGCGCCTGGCACGCGGGCCTTGGCGCCTGGGGCAGCGTGACCGAGGTCAATTCCCGCTCCATCGGCATCGAAATCGCCAATACCGGTGCCGAGCCCTTCCCCGAGCCGCAGATGGCCGCGCTCGAAACGCTTCTCGCCGGCATCCTGCGGCGCTGGCGGATCCCGCCCGAGCGGGTGATCGGCCACGCCGACCTCGCGCTGGGTCGCAAGATCGACCCCGGCCCGAAACTCGACTGGGCCCGCCTCGCCCGGCGCGGCCTCGCCGTCCGGCCCCGGCCCGCGACACCGGGCGATTTCCACGCCGACGCACGCCGCGCCGGCTACCACGCCGACCCCGAGCACGACAGCGCCCTGCTCGCCGCCTTCCGCGACCGTTTCCGGCCCGGCGCCGAGGGCCCGCTCGACGACACCGACCGCGCGCTGATGGCCGATCTCGCCGCGCGCTGGCCCGCCGCCTGA
- the gatA gene encoding Asp-tRNA(Asn)/Glu-tRNA(Gln) amidotransferase subunit GatA, giving the protein MSELTKMKVAGARDALRAGEVTSVELTEACLSAIEEAGALNAYVHKTPESALEQARAADARIKAGDAPAMCGIPMGIKDLFCTRGVASQAASRILEGFRPEYESTVTGQLFDAGAVMLGKLNMDEFAMGSSNETSTYGNAVNPWRRGNDDAQLTPGGSSGGSAAAVAADLCLAATGTDTGGSIRQPAAFTGITGIKPTYGRCSRWGIVAFASSLDQAGPMTKDVRDAAIVLQAMCGHDPKDSTSADLPVPDFEAMLTGDIRGKTIGIPREYHMDGMPDEIEALWAKGREMLADAGAKIVDISLPHTKYALPAYYVIAPAEASSNLARYDGVRYGHRATLASGEGINDMYEKTRAEGFGPEVQRRVMVGTYVLSAGFYDAYYNRARKVRTLIKKDFEDVFAAGVDAILTPATPSAAFGLGEMKDADPVQMYLNDVFTVTVNLAGLPGVSVPAGLDKQGLPLGLQLIGRPWEEGDLLNTAYALEQAAGFVEKPARWW; this is encoded by the coding sequence ATGAGCGAACTGACGAAGATGAAGGTCGCCGGTGCGCGCGACGCGCTGCGCGCGGGCGAAGTGACCAGCGTGGAGCTGACCGAGGCCTGTCTTTCGGCCATCGAGGAGGCCGGGGCGCTGAACGCCTACGTGCACAAGACCCCCGAGAGCGCGCTCGAGCAGGCCCGCGCCGCCGACGCCCGGATCAAGGCCGGCGACGCGCCCGCGATGTGCGGCATCCCGATGGGGATCAAGGATCTCTTCTGCACCAGGGGTGTCGCATCGCAGGCCGCCTCGCGCATCCTCGAGGGGTTCCGCCCGGAGTATGAATCCACCGTCACCGGCCAGCTCTTCGACGCTGGCGCGGTGATGCTGGGCAAGCTCAACATGGACGAGTTCGCCATGGGCTCGTCGAACGAGACCAGCACCTACGGCAACGCGGTGAACCCCTGGCGGCGCGGCAACGACGACGCGCAGCTGACCCCCGGCGGCTCGTCGGGCGGCTCGGCGGCAGCGGTCGCGGCCGACCTCTGCCTCGCGGCGACCGGCACCGACACCGGCGGCTCGATCCGCCAGCCCGCCGCCTTCACCGGCATCACCGGCATCAAGCCGACCTACGGGCGCTGCTCGCGCTGGGGCATCGTCGCCTTCGCCAGCTCGCTCGACCAGGCCGGCCCGATGACCAAGGACGTGCGCGACGCGGCCATCGTGCTGCAGGCGATGTGCGGTCACGACCCCAAGGACAGCACCTCGGCCGACCTGCCGGTGCCGGACTTCGAGGCGATGCTGACCGGCGACATCCGCGGCAAGACCATCGGCATTCCGCGCGAATACCACATGGACGGCATGCCCGACGAGATCGAGGCGCTCTGGGCGAAGGGCCGCGAGATGCTGGCCGACGCCGGTGCGAAGATCGTCGACATCTCGCTGCCGCACACCAAGTACGCGCTGCCCGCCTACTACGTGATCGCGCCCGCAGAGGCCTCGTCGAACCTCGCGCGCTACGACGGGGTGCGCTACGGCCACCGCGCCACGCTGGCGAGCGGCGAAGGCATCAACGACATGTACGAGAAGACGCGCGCCGAGGGCTTCGGCCCCGAGGTGCAGCGCCGCGTCATGGTCGGCACCTACGTGCTGTCGGCGGGCTTCTACGATGCCTACTACAACCGTGCCCGCAAGGTCCGCACCCTCATCAAGAAGGACTTCGAGGACGTCTTCGCGGCGGGGGTCGACGCGATCCTCACGCCGGCCACGCCCTCGGCGGCCTTCGGCCTCGGCGAGATGAAGGACGCGGACCCGGTTCAGATGTATCTCAACGACGTTTTCACCGTCACCGTGAACCTTGCCGGCCTTCCGGGCGTTAGCGTTCCGGCAGGACTGGACAAGCAGGGCCTGCCGCTGGGGCTCCAGCTCATCGGGCGCCCCTGGGAAGAGGGCGATCTGCTGAATACCGCCTATGCGCTCGAGCAGGCGGCGGGCTTCGTGGAAAAGCCCGCCCGGTGGTGGTAA
- a CDS encoding metal-dependent hydrolase, producing MKIIWLGHGSFRIEIEDQVLLIDPWLEGNPLMPDDRADEALEGATEILITHGHFDHTNDIASISKKTGLAVSGMFELVGLLESQGATAGQAFNKGGTISFGNVSVSMVPASHSSSMMVDDRPQYAGMETGFIIRGEGKTIYFSSDTTIMADMAWIGEYYKPDIGMLSAGGYYTMDMEMAAWAAAKYFDFKTVIPMHYRTFPALAQSAETLAAGLPGVKVIEPEVLEPIGL from the coding sequence ATGAAGATCATCTGGCTCGGACACGGCTCCTTCCGCATCGAGATCGAGGATCAGGTCCTGCTGATCGACCCCTGGCTCGAGGGCAACCCGCTGATGCCCGACGACCGCGCCGACGAGGCGCTCGAGGGCGCGACGGAGATCCTGATCACCCACGGCCATTTCGACCACACCAACGACATCGCCTCGATCTCGAAGAAGACCGGGCTCGCGGTCTCGGGCATGTTCGAGCTCGTCGGCCTGCTGGAAAGCCAGGGCGCCACGGCGGGCCAGGCCTTCAACAAGGGCGGCACCATCAGCTTCGGCAATGTGTCGGTGAGCATGGTCCCCGCCTCGCACAGCTCGTCGATGATGGTCGACGACAGGCCGCAGTACGCCGGCATGGAGACCGGCTTCATCATCCGCGGCGAGGGCAAGACCATCTACTTCTCGAGCGATACCACGATCATGGCCGACATGGCGTGGATCGGCGAGTATTACAAACCCGACATCGGCATGCTCTCGGCGGGCGGCTACTACACGATGGACATGGAGATGGCCGCCTGGGCCGCCGCCAAGTACTTCGACTTCAAGACCGTGATCCCGATGCACTACCGCACCTTCCCGGCGCTGGCGCAATCGGCCGAGACGCTCGCCGCCGGGCTCCCCGGCGTGAAGGTGATCGAGCCCGAGGTGCTCGAACCGATCGGGCTCTGA
- the gatC gene encoding Asp-tRNA(Asn)/Glu-tRNA(Gln) amidotransferase subunit GatC — MSIDTDTAARVAKLARIRVEEEQLPALAQEFSNILDFIEQLNEVDVEGVEPMVSVTPMRLKRREDGVTDGGMQEKILSNAPDAREGFFAVPKVVE; from the coding sequence ATGTCGATCGACACCGATACCGCCGCCCGCGTGGCGAAGCTCGCCCGGATCCGGGTCGAGGAAGAGCAGCTGCCCGCGCTGGCGCAGGAATTCTCGAACATCCTCGATTTCATCGAGCAGCTGAACGAGGTCGACGTCGAGGGCGTGGAACCCATGGTCTCGGTCACGCCGATGCGGCTGAAGCGCCGCGAGGATGGGGTGACCGACGGGGGCATGCAGGAGAAGATCCTGTCGAACGCGCCCGATGCCCGCGAAGGGTTCTTTGCAGTGCCGAAGGTGGTGGAATGA
- a CDS encoding DUF6497 family protein produces MNRAGARLLPGVALVLGLAGPAFPLAEAALIEVPSGMPVRFHDAIAGEQGVASVYRFRFVAPEIGGAAPRPYEEVAPDMDALCQGFALSQLDGGDPPADRIVISLMAEVVAFGDPSPGTPQYFEAYSLRDGRCIWEAF; encoded by the coding sequence ATGAACCGCGCCGGAGCTCGTCTCCTGCCCGGCGTGGCGCTGGTGCTCGGTCTCGCCGGGCCGGCGTTTCCGCTGGCCGAGGCCGCCCTGATCGAGGTGCCTTCGGGCATGCCGGTGCGCTTCCATGACGCCATCGCGGGCGAGCAGGGGGTGGCTTCGGTCTACCGGTTCCGCTTCGTCGCACCGGAGATCGGCGGTGCGGCGCCACGGCCTTACGAGGAGGTCGCCCCGGACATGGACGCGCTGTGCCAGGGGTTCGCACTGTCGCAGCTTGATGGCGGCGATCCACCCGCTGACCGTATCGTGATCTCGCTCATGGCGGAGGTGGTCGCGTTCGGCGATCCTTCGCCGGGCACACCACAGTATTTCGAGGCCTACAGTCTGCGTGACGGCCGCTGCATCTGGGAAGCTTTCTGA
- a CDS encoding multidrug effflux MFS transporter, whose amino-acid sequence MENPPRIRFLDQTTPPHIVTLILLAGISALAMNVFLPSLPKMTAHFETEYRLMQLSVAIYLGVNAVLQILIGPISDKFGRRPVILWGLGLFLVATLGCIFAPNVALFLAFRMCQAVIVSAMVLSRAVVRDIVPQDQAASMIGYVTMGVAVVPMVGPVIGGVLGEAFGWQATFWLLFGLGAAIFWLSWRDLGETSVSRGLSLGQQFSEYPELFRSPRFWGYALSCAFSSGAFFAYLGGAPFVGSEVFGLTPAVLGFFFGAPAVGYMIGNGLSGKFSARVGINRMILWGCIVNTGGLALALVTFAMGFQSEWTFFGYMTFVGLGNGMTIPNATAGALSVRPHLAGTASGLAGAIMIGGGAALSALAGALLHPGTGAWPLLWLMFSTGIASVAAILVVIRRERQLGGLGTA is encoded by the coding sequence ATGGAAAATCCGCCCCGCATCCGGTTCCTGGATCAAACCACGCCGCCACATATTGTCACACTCATCCTGCTGGCCGGAATCTCGGCGCTTGCGATGAACGTGTTCCTGCCGTCGCTGCCCAAGATGACGGCACATTTCGAGACCGAGTACAGGCTCATGCAGCTTTCGGTCGCGATCTACCTCGGCGTGAACGCGGTGCTGCAGATCCTGATCGGCCCCATCTCGGACAAGTTCGGGCGCAGACCGGTGATTCTGTGGGGGCTGGGGCTGTTCCTCGTGGCCACGCTGGGCTGCATCTTCGCGCCCAACGTGGCGCTCTTTCTCGCCTTCCGGATGTGCCAGGCGGTGATCGTCTCGGCGATGGTGCTGAGCCGCGCCGTGGTGCGCGACATCGTTCCGCAGGACCAGGCGGCCTCGATGATCGGCTACGTCACCATGGGCGTCGCCGTGGTGCCGATGGTCGGCCCGGTGATCGGCGGCGTGCTGGGCGAAGCCTTCGGCTGGCAGGCGACCTTCTGGCTGCTGTTCGGACTGGGGGCCGCGATCTTCTGGCTGAGCTGGCGCGACCTCGGCGAGACCTCGGTGTCGCGCGGGCTGTCGCTGGGCCAGCAGTTCAGCGAGTATCCCGAGCTGTTCCGCAGCCCGCGCTTCTGGGGCTACGCGCTGAGCTGCGCCTTTTCCTCGGGCGCCTTCTTCGCCTACCTCGGCGGCGCACCCTTCGTGGGCTCCGAGGTCTTCGGCCTGACCCCGGCCGTCCTCGGCTTCTTCTTCGGCGCGCCCGCCGTGGGCTACATGATCGGCAACGGGCTGTCGGGAAAATTCTCGGCGCGCGTCGGCATCAACCGGATGATCCTCTGGGGCTGCATCGTGAACACCGGCGGTCTGGCGCTGGCGCTGGTCACCTTTGCCATGGGCTTCCAGTCGGAGTGGACGTTCTTCGGCTACATGACCTTCGTCGGCCTTGGAAACGGCATGACCATCCCCAATGCCACCGCCGGCGCGCTGTCGGTGCGTCCCCATTTGGCGGGCACCGCCTCGGGGCTCGCCGGCGCGATCATGATCGGCGGCGGCGCTGCGCTCTCGGCACTTGCGGGCGCCCTGCTGCATCCCGGAACCGGCGCCTGGCCCCTGCTGTGGCTGATGTTCTCGACCGGCATCGCCTCGGTCGCGGCGATCCTCGTGGTGATCCGCCGCGAGCGGCAGCTGGGCGGGCTCGGCACCGCCTGA